Proteins encoded by one window of Rutidosis leptorrhynchoides isolate AG116_Rl617_1_P2 chromosome 7, CSIRO_AGI_Rlap_v1, whole genome shotgun sequence:
- the LOC139858579 gene encoding DEAD-box ATP-dependent RNA helicase 15 isoform X1, whose amino-acid sequence MGETEMKDNDAYEEELLDYEEEDEKAPDSSVKVNGESVKKGYVGIHSSGFRDFLLKPELLRAIVDSGFEHPSEVQHECIPQAILGMDVICQAKSGMGKTAVFVLSTLQQIEPVAGQVAALVLCHTRELAYQICHEFERFSTYLTDLKVAVFYGGVNIKIHKELLKNECPHIVVGTPGRILALARDKDLALKSVRHFILDECDKMLESLDMRRDVQEIFKMTPHDKQVMMFSATLSKEIRPVCKKFMQDPMEIYVDDEAKLTLHGLVQHYIKLSELEKNRKLNDLLDALDFNQVVIFVKSVSRAAELNKLLVECNFPSICIHSGMTQEERLTRYKGFKEGHKRILVATDLVGRGIDIERVNIVINYDMPDSADTYLHRVGRAGRFGTKGLAITFVSSAGDSDVLNQVQERFEVDIKELPEQIDTSTYMPS is encoded by the exons ATGGGCGAAACAGAGATGAAGGATAATGATGCCTATGAGGAGGAGCTTCTCGATTACGAGGAAGAAGACGAGAAGGCCCCTGATTCTTCTGTTAAAGTCAACGGAGAATCCGTTAAAAA GGGCTATGTAGGAATTCACAGTTCCGGGTTCAGAGATTTTCTTTTGAAGCCAGAGCTACTTCGGGCTATTGTGGATTCAGGATTTGAACATCCCTCTGAAG TGCAACATGAGTGCATTCCTCAAGCTATTTTGGGAATGGATGTCATTTGTCAAGCGAAATCTGGTATGGGAAAAACTGCCGTGTTTGTCCTCTCAACACTGCAACAAATTGAGCCTGTTGCTGGTCAAGTAGCAGCCCTTGTTTTGTGTCACACAAGAGAATTGGCTTATCAG ATCTGTCACGAGTTTGAAAGATTCAGCACGTATCTAACCGACCTCAAGGTTGCTGTCTTCTATGGTGGTGTTAACATCAAAATTCACAAGGagcttttaaaaaacgaatgcccGCACATTGTTGTCGGAACACCAGGAAGGATTCTTGCACTTGCTAGAGACAAAGACCTTGCATTAAAGAGTGTTAGACATTTTATACTCGATGAGTGTGACAAGATGCTCGAGTCACTTG ATATGAGGAGAGATGTGCAAGAAATTTTCAAGATGACTCCTCACGATAAACAAGTAATGATGTTCTCAGCAACGTTGAGCAAGGAGATTCGTCCTGTCTGCAAAAAATTCATGCAAGAT CCAATGGAAATTTATGTGGATGATGAAGCCAAGTTGACCCTACATGGTCTTGTACAG CACTACATCAAATTGAGCGAGCTGGAGAAGAACCGTAAGCTGAATGATTTGCTTGATGCATTAGATTTCAATCAAGTTGTGATATTCGTCAAAAGTGTAAGCAGAGCAGCTGAGCTCAACAAATTGCTTGTGGAGTGCAACTTTCCATCAATCTGCATCCACTCTGGCATGACTCAGGAAGAAAG GCTGACACGCTATAAAGGTTTCAAGGAAGGGCACAAGAGAATCTTGGTGGCAACAGATTTAGTTGGTAGGGGTATCGACATTGAACGTGTAAACATCGTCATCAACTATGATATGCCAGATTCTGCTGACACCTATCTCCACCGA GTTGGTAGAGCTGGTAGGTTTGGAACTAAAGGCCTTGCAATCACATTTGTGTCTTCTGCAGGCGACTCGGATGTTCTTAACCAG GTTCAAGAGAGATTCGAGGTCGATATTAAAGAGCTTCCTGAGCAGATTGATACCTCAACTTATA TGCCTTCTTAG
- the LOC139858579 gene encoding DEAD-box ATP-dependent RNA helicase 15 isoform X2 has product MDVICQAKSGMGKTAVFVLSTLQQIEPVAGQVAALVLCHTRELAYQICHEFERFSTYLTDLKVAVFYGGVNIKIHKELLKNECPHIVVGTPGRILALARDKDLALKSVRHFILDECDKMLESLDMRRDVQEIFKMTPHDKQVMMFSATLSKEIRPVCKKFMQDPMEIYVDDEAKLTLHGLVQHYIKLSELEKNRKLNDLLDALDFNQVVIFVKSVSRAAELNKLLVECNFPSICIHSGMTQEERLTRYKGFKEGHKRILVATDLVGRGIDIERVNIVINYDMPDSADTYLHRVGRAGRFGTKGLAITFVSSAGDSDVLNQVQERFEVDIKELPEQIDTSTYMPS; this is encoded by the exons ATGGATGTCATTTGTCAAGCGAAATCTGGTATGGGAAAAACTGCCGTGTTTGTCCTCTCAACACTGCAACAAATTGAGCCTGTTGCTGGTCAAGTAGCAGCCCTTGTTTTGTGTCACACAAGAGAATTGGCTTATCAG ATCTGTCACGAGTTTGAAAGATTCAGCACGTATCTAACCGACCTCAAGGTTGCTGTCTTCTATGGTGGTGTTAACATCAAAATTCACAAGGagcttttaaaaaacgaatgcccGCACATTGTTGTCGGAACACCAGGAAGGATTCTTGCACTTGCTAGAGACAAAGACCTTGCATTAAAGAGTGTTAGACATTTTATACTCGATGAGTGTGACAAGATGCTCGAGTCACTTG ATATGAGGAGAGATGTGCAAGAAATTTTCAAGATGACTCCTCACGATAAACAAGTAATGATGTTCTCAGCAACGTTGAGCAAGGAGATTCGTCCTGTCTGCAAAAAATTCATGCAAGAT CCAATGGAAATTTATGTGGATGATGAAGCCAAGTTGACCCTACATGGTCTTGTACAG CACTACATCAAATTGAGCGAGCTGGAGAAGAACCGTAAGCTGAATGATTTGCTTGATGCATTAGATTTCAATCAAGTTGTGATATTCGTCAAAAGTGTAAGCAGAGCAGCTGAGCTCAACAAATTGCTTGTGGAGTGCAACTTTCCATCAATCTGCATCCACTCTGGCATGACTCAGGAAGAAAG GCTGACACGCTATAAAGGTTTCAAGGAAGGGCACAAGAGAATCTTGGTGGCAACAGATTTAGTTGGTAGGGGTATCGACATTGAACGTGTAAACATCGTCATCAACTATGATATGCCAGATTCTGCTGACACCTATCTCCACCGA GTTGGTAGAGCTGGTAGGTTTGGAACTAAAGGCCTTGCAATCACATTTGTGTCTTCTGCAGGCGACTCGGATGTTCTTAACCAG GTTCAAGAGAGATTCGAGGTCGATATTAAAGAGCTTCCTGAGCAGATTGATACCTCAACTTATA TGCCTTCTTAG